TCATTACGCGCAACCTGTATAGAATGTGGTTTAGCCGGAAGTCGGTGGTCGGAATAACGTGGTGGAACGTCGTTGACGATTGCGGCGCACCGGGCGAACCGTCGATTTCGGGTCTTTTCACCCGCGAGATGAACCCGAAACCCGCATACTACGCGCTATCGGAACTTGTGGAAAATGAGTGGCGAACGAATTTGGAAGCCGAGCCGAACGAAAACGGCGAAATAAAATTCAGGGGCTTCAAGGGGAAATACAGAGTGTCGTGGACGACCGAAAAGGGAGAGGAAAAATCCGCCTTCATCACGGTAAAATAGGGCGGCGGAACGCAGACTCTTAGTTGAAAAAATAGCGGGCTTCAAGCCTCTCAATGCCGTGCATGTTGACATAGCGCGAACGCAAAAGCGCGATGTCTGCATGCCCCATGTTCAGCTGTAAACGCGGCAGGTCGGAATAACGTTTGGCGTGGAAACTGGCGTAGGTGTGGCGGAGCACGTCGCAAACCCAGAGCTTGCGGAATCCCGAAATGTCGCGGATTCTGCGCCAGCGGCGCACCCAGCCCGTCGGGCAGATTTTAGACTCCTCCGATTCGGGGCATACCGCATTCAAGAGCCTGTTCAGGACGGGCGGAATTTCGACCTGCCGCACCCCGCCTGTCTTTGAGCATTGCGAACGCACGGTTATGACGTTTTCGGAGGTATCGATGTCGCGCCAGAGCAGGCGGCGCACTTCGCGCGGGCGGATTCCCGTGTAAATGAGAATCGCGGCGGCGACGGCGCATTGCGGACTTTCCTTGCGGGCGTTTTTTATCAGACGCCTTATCTGGAAAAGTTTTAGCGGAACAATCTCCCTTTCAACTACCTTGCGGCGTTCGATGTGCTTGATGGGGTTGACGTCGCACCAGTCGCGGCGGATTGCAAATTCGAACAAAGCGTGCAACATTGCCCGTCCTTTGTTTTGCTGGGGAAGGGTTGAGAACGCGGAATTGAGCCAAGTTTCGCACTCTAACACCGTAAGCTCCGAAAAATTGCGCTTGGAAAGTTCGGGATTCGCGCGTAAAAGACGGTTGCCGATGCAGCGGATGTCGCGAATAGAGTCGTGCCGCAAGTGCTGCTTGCTCTGATAGTAAATGGCGAACCCCTCCTCAAACGACATCTCCGTCGAGCGCATGTGCCGCACTCCGTTTTCGATTACCTTGCTTATGAACTGGGCGTCGGTCAACTTCGAGCCAGCAGGCTTTGCGTCTAAAATGTTGCGGATAAAACGCGCACAATCAATAGCCGAAACCTCGACATGCCCTAAAACGTCCGAAATAGAATTGAGTATAGTGTCCATCGTATTTAAAATACGAGTGTCAAATCTAAATTGCAAAAAAACTTTTGAAGTATTTGAAAAACGGCGATTAGACGCGGTTTTTGTTCCGCACATATTGTAGTATTCCGCCGTCCCGCCGCCGAAAACCGATTTCTTTTAAATTTTGCGAATCAATGTATTGTAATCAAATCAATGTATGTCGTATTTTAAATACGATAGTCATTTTTCAGTTTTTTTACTCCTATGGACTACGAAAAATTTATAGAGGAAATTCGAAAGATGCTTTCCGAGTATTCGGGAAACAAGTTGCTTGTACCCACATTAGGCGGAAAGTCTTTGTTCTTGGTTTGTATATCCGAGGGCAAACTTAAAATTGTTAATAAGGAGTGTAAGCCGTATTCATTCAGGGCTGACGAATACGAGGCTATAAAACAAAGGTTTGTTGAATCGCCAGTTTTTGCGTCGTTGAAGACGTGCAATTATACAAATACAAAGGGCAGCAGCGCGCGTTGCATAGGCTGGCGCGCCGAGAACGGCAATGGAAACGAAATATACTGGGGATACCTGCCCGCGGTTTTTCGCGAGCTTTACGCGCGTGAAGGAGTCTGCGTGGGAAATACCCCAAACTATCAGTCGGCGGATATGCGCTCATATGTTCCTGCCGATTGGAACGCCTTTGTCCGCACGGTAGATGTATGTAAAATATTGGAGTCTATTTCATATAACTCGTATAAGTTTAATATAACCGTCAGCGCACAGACTTTCGCGTCAGCTAAAAACGAAGTGCTGAAACTTTTGACCGGCGGTACTTGGCATGCCATCTGCAACCTTTGGAACGATGCCTTGTGCACAATAGGAGACGAAGTTTTGCGCTATGTGATTTTGTTTATTATGGGAGAAATGAGGGAAATAATTGTCGAGAAATTAAAAAAGTGGCGAACCCAAAGAAAAATAAACAAACACCCGAGCCGCAACTGCAATAACTGCGATAAAGCATCAAAATAGGACTATGTTTATGAAAAAATATCTAATTACACTTTCCCTCTTTGCCGCCGCCGCGGCATTTGCCGACAACGACGTACACACAGGCGAACTTAGCGGCGATTATTGGAAAGAAAGCCACGTGGACTCCATTTGGCGCAATACTTACGTTAAAAATGGATCGAGTGTTATATTTTCTCATTATGACAGTGAAACTGATTATACGAGAGCGGATTTTACAAATGCAAATTTAAGTTCGGCAGGCTTTGAAAGAGCAACATTAGCGGGTACAAATTTCCACAATGCTAACCTAACTGATGCAAATTTTTTGGTTTGCGACGTTGACAAATGCAGACTTTGCCGATGCAAATTTAACTAATGCTAAATTTACTGATGCGGCAGTAAATGGAGCTAATTTATCGAATACCGTAGCCAAAGGTTTTACAGAAAGCCAGTTGAAATCAACGAAGAGCTATCAAGACAAAGACCTAAGTGGAATAAAGCTTGGTTCAAACGATTTGAGTGGCTGGGATTTTAACGGGCAAAATCTGACTAATGCAAACTTTACCGATGCGATAGTAAACGGAGCTAATTTTAGGAATACTGTGTCCAACGGCTTTACAGAAAGCCAGCTGAAATCAACGAAGAGCTATCAAGATAAAGACCTAAGTGGAATAATCCTCACTTCAAACGATTTGAGCGGCTGGGATTTTAACGGTCAGAACCTAACTAATACAAACTTTGGTTGGTCGACGTTGACTAATACAGACTTTAGCAATGCGACAGTAAAAGGAGCTAATTTTTCGGATACCGTGTCCCAAGGTTTTACGGAAGCGCAGTTGAAATCAACGAAGAGCTACCAAGATAAAGACTTAAGCGGAATAGATCTTAGTTATAACGATTTGAGTGGCTGGGATTTTAATGGGCAAAATCTGACAAACGCAAAGTTTACCGACGCGACAGTAAACGGAGCTGATTTTTCGAATGCCAAAGGTACAGAAGTCGGCAAAGCATGGCATGACGAATATTATCCTTTCGAACAACGACTTTTCGGCTGCTGCTTGGAGTTTCGACGGCGCGGACTTGACGAATACAAAGCTTGAAAACAGTGAGCTTAGCAATGTGAATTTCAGCGGCGCAACGTTGGCTAATACAAGTTTTACCGATGCGACAGTAAAAGGAGCTAATTTTAGTTCAAGTGGTATTACAGAAATCCAGCTGGAATCGACGAAGAGCTATAAAGACAAAGACCTAAGTGGAATAAAGCTTGGTTCAAACAATTTGGAAAATTGGGATTTTAACGGTCAAAACCTAAGTGGTGCAAGCTTTGAGAATGTGACTTTTGGCGGCACAGATTTCACAAATGCCGACACAACCAACGCCAACTTCTCAAAGACTGCCGGCAAGGGCTTCACCGAATCGCAGTTGCAATCGACAAAGAGTTTTGCTGACAAAAATCTTTCTGGAATCAACTTCTCCGAAAACGATTTGAGCGGCTGGAATTTTGCGGGCTTGAACCTTTCGAATGTATTGTTCAAAAACGCGACGCTTGATGGCCTCGATATATCCGCCGCGAACCTTACCAACACGACGGCGGGCGGTCTCACAAAAGAGCAGTTTTACGCAACGAAGAACTACAAAGACGGCGACCTTTCGGGCATCGATTTCTCGCAAAATGACCTTTCAAATTGGAATTTTGCTGGCAAGGATTTGAGCAACTCGAAGTTCGCCTCCGCCAAGCTCGAAGATTCCGAGATCAGCGGCGCGAACCTCACGAACGTGGCGATAAAAGACCAGATTTCTTCGACCAAAAGCTACAAGGACAAGAACTTTGCGGGTACAAACTTCACGAACGTCGACCTGAGCGGCGTAGATTTGCAGGGGCAGGATTTCACTAACGCAATTCTCGCAAGCGCGGATTTTTCGAATGCGGAAATCGGCAGCGCGAACTTTTCAAACACCATTGCCAACGGTTTCACCGAATCGCAATTCGCTTCCACGAAGAACTATGCCGACGGCAATTTGCAGGGTGTAATTCTTGCGGGGAACAACCTCTCCGGCTGGAATTTCGCCGAAAAGGATTTGTCTGGCGCGGGCTTTGAAAATGCCGACATCACCAACGCCGACTTCGCAAGCGCAAACCTCTCGAACACGACTTTGAACGGCTTGACATTCGCGCAATTCGAGAAAACTTCGACGTACAAAAACGACAAGCTCGGCGGTTTGAATCTTTCAAACAACGACCTTTCGGGCTGGAATTTCGCCGAGAAGAACTTGCTTGGCACGAATTTTACCGACTCGAAAATCGCCGGCGCCGACTTGACTGCCGTAACATATTACGGCTTCGACAAAGCCCAGCTCTACGCTACGGCAAGCTATAAAAACGGCGACCTATCCAACACGAATCTTTCCGACAATGATTTCAGCGGATGGAGCTTTAAAAAACAAAATCTGCAAAACGCCGACCTCACTCTCGCGGTTCTCGACGACACCGACTTTTCGGGCGCGGATCTGCGCGGCGCAAGTTTCGACAAGAAGCCCGACGGTTCGCCGATTTACAAGAACACGATAATGAGCGACGGCGTAATCAAAAACTTTTCGATGGCTTCCGCCGCGGAAAGTTTTTCAATCCGCAAGTATGTTTCGTCCGCGCGTTCCTCCGCGATTTTCGCGAAGATTTCGGAAAGCGACGCGACAATTTCGGGCGGCGCAAAGCTTACGCTCGACCAGGGCGCGGCGTTCGAAATTACAAACGGCAAAACTCTGACGCTTGCTTCCGACGGTCAACTTCTCATAAACACCGATTCCGCAGGGTCGACGATTTTCAAGGTTGACGCAAATTCGGGCTTGGTTTTTGAAGACGGCGCGATTCTTACCGTAAACATTGTGGACGACATCACGACACGCGACGCTTTCACGATTGCGCTGATTTCGTTTGAAGACGATTCCCTTATTTCGGGTTTTAACAACTTCGTAAAAGACGAATCTCTGATTCTTACTATAAACGGCGAAAAATACGACGGCGCGTGGGACTACATCGTTAAAGGAAGCGGGTTGTACATTTCCGTAAACGTTCCCGAACCCGCGACGTATGCGGCGGTATTCGGCGCGATTGCCTTGGCGTTTGCCGCGTGGCGCAGGCGCGGGTAGGGCGCGTTGTCTTGAAATTGAAAGCCGTCGCGGGGAACGCGGCGGCTTTTTTATGGGCGCAAAAAATGCGGCAACAGCTGTTGCCGCGTTGCGGTTTGCTATTTTTAGTTAGAACTTTTGCAGGAGTTCTATGCCGATTCCGTCTTCTTCGACGAATGCCGCCTTGATGTGCGGGAACGGCTCGAACGGCGGCACAAGCACCTTTTTTGCCGCCTTCAATTCCGCGTCGAGGTCGTCCACAAAGTAGGCTATATGTGTCCGCTTTTGTATGACTTCCGGCATCGGGCAACCTTCCTCGAAATACAGAAATTCAAGGTTGTTTTTTGTGTCGGCGGGGTCGCTAACGTAAAGTTTCGCCCCCGCAAGATATGTGCCTTTTTCGGGCACGCGGTCGGTCGGTATACCGATATGTGCGATTGTTCTCATGTCTCTTATGAAACGTCTGCGCGGTGTTTCGCGCAAGCAATTTTTACGGAAAAATGCGTTTCAGTTGGTCTTTGAGTTCGTTGCGGATTACTATATTTCCCTTTTTATCGAACTCCACCATTCTGCGGCACTTGCGTTTCAGCTCGGCGGGGTTATATTTGACTATTTCAACGTCCCCCTCTCTCGCTCCCGCCCGCGGATTTTTTATGCGCTCGAATTTTGTCGGCATTCCGAACCATGTGAACGAGATATCCCAGCCGCATTTTTCGCCGTCGTTCGACACCAGTTTTGGATATTTTTTTACAAAATCGGGCGTTCGGCGTGTATAGATTCTTACGACGATCGCCACGGGCAGCGAGAGTATATGTCCTTTGAAGCCGTCGTCGATTTGTCCGTCTCTTGCCTTTGTGTAGAAGTCGAGCGGGTCGAAGCCCACGAGGTTGATTCCGTTATAGTTGCCGAAAAAGTTTTTCTCCTTAAAGCGTTTCGATTCGGTATACCACTTGTCGAATCTGTCGCTGAGCATGAGTCCGATTTCGAAGTGCAGGTGCGCCTGCGGGCGGGCGATGCTGTATCTTGCGCTGCGCCCCATTTGTCCGAGTCTTGCGCCAGCCTTGACTTGCGAGCCTATCGAAATATTCGGGTCTATTGCCGACATATGCGCGTAGAGTGTGTAGACTTCGACGTCGCACTGCGGGTGGATTAGCACGACGTATCTGCCGTAGCCGCTGTTGCCCGCGAGCTTATTGACCATTGCGACTTTCCCGTCCATTGCCGCGTAGATGTCGTCGAGCGGTTCGCCTTTTCTGTTGCGCTTGGTGGGTTTGATGTCGATTGCCTCGTGGAATCGGTAGCCGTTGTTGCGCACGTCGCCGAAGCCGCCGCTTGCGGGGTTGCCGCTGACTGTCGGTTGGAGAAACTCGGCGGGCGGTTTGCCTTGCGCGAAATCTTT
The Opitutia bacterium KCR 482 genome window above contains:
- a CDS encoding tyrosine-type recombinase/integrase gives rise to the protein MDTILNSISDVLGHVEVSAIDCARFIRNILDAKPAGSKLTDAQFISKVIENGVRHMRSTEMSFEEGFAIYYQSKQHLRHDSIRDIRCIGNRLLRANPELSKRNFSELTVLECETWLNSAFSTLPQQNKGRAMLHALFEFAIRRDWCDVNPIKHIERRKVVEREIVPLKLFQIRRLIKNARKESPQCAVAAAILIYTGIRPREVRRLLWRDIDTSENVITVRSQCSKTGGVRQVEIPPVLNRLLNAVCPESEESKICPTGWVRRWRRIRDISGFRKLWVCDVLRHTYASFHAKRYSDLPRLQLNMGHADIALLRSRYVNMHGIERLEARYFFN
- a CDS encoding pentapeptide repeat-containing protein, whose product is MKKYLITLSLFAAAAAFADNDVHTGELSGDYWKESHVDSIWRNTYVKNGSSVIFSHYDSETDYTRADFTNANLSSAGFERATLAGTNFHNANLTDANFLVCDVDKCRLCRCKFN
- a CDS encoding pentapeptide repeat-containing protein, translating into MTNADFADANLTNAKFTDAAVNGANLSNTVAKGFTESQLKSTKSYQDKDLSGIKLGSNDLSGWDFNGQNLTNANFTDAIVNGANFRNTVSNGFTESQLKSTKSYQDKDLSGIILTSNDLSGWDFNGQNLTNTNFGWSTLTNTDFSNATVKGANFSDTVSQGFTEAQLKSTKSYQDKDLSGIDLSYNDLSGWDFNGQNLTNAKFTDATVNGADFSNAKGTEVGKAWHDEYYPFEQRLFGCCLEFRRRGLDEYKA
- a CDS encoding pentapeptide repeat-containing protein, with the protein product MTNIILSNNDFSAAAWSFDGADLTNTKLENSELSNVNFSGATLANTSFTDATVKGANFSSSGITEIQLESTKSYKDKDLSGIKLGSNNLENWDFNGQNLSGASFENVTFGGTDFTNADTTNANFSKTAGKGFTESQLQSTKSFADKNLSGINFSENDLSGWNFAGLNLSNVLFKNATLDGLDISAANLTNTTAGGLTKEQFYATKNYKDGDLSGIDFSQNDLSNWNFAGKDLSNSKFASAKLEDSEISGANLTNVAIKDQISSTKSYKDKNFAGTNFTNVDLSGVDLQGQDFTNAILASADFSNAEIGSANFSNTIANGFTESQFASTKNYADGNLQGVILAGNNLSGWNFAEKDLSGAGFENADITNADFASANLSNTTLNGLTFAQFEKTSTYKNDKLGGLNLSNNDLSGWNFAEKNLLGTNFTDSKIAGADLTAVTYYGFDKAQLYATASYKNGDLSNTNLSDNDFSGWSFKKQNLQNADLTLAVLDDTDFSGADLRGASFDKKPDGSPIYKNTIMSDGVIKNFSMASAAESFSIRKYVSSARSSAIFAKISESDATISGGAKLTLDQGAAFEITNGKTLTLASDGQLLINTDSAGSTIFKVDANSGLVFEDGAILTVNIVDDITTRDAFTIALISFEDDSLISGFNNFVKDESLILTINGEKYDGAWDYIVKGSGLYISVNVPEPATYAAVFGAIALAFAAWRRRG
- a CDS encoding M23 family metallopeptidase — translated: MPAKKFLLSILAAAALATANADIRWPTPSKDFAQGKPPAEFLQPTVSGNPASGGFGDVRNNGYRFHEAIDIKPTKRNRKGEPLDDIYAAMDGKVAMVNKLAGNSGYGRYVVLIHPQCDVEVYTLYAHMSAIDPNISIGSQVKAGARLGQMGRSARYSIARPQAHLHFEIGLMLSDRFDKWYTESKRFKEKNFFGNYNGINLVGFDPLDFYTKARDGQIDDGFKGHILSLPVAIVVRIYTRRTPDFVKKYPKLVSNDGEKCGWDISFTWFGMPTKFERIKNPRAGAREGDVEIVKYNPAELKRKCRRMVEFDKKGNIVIRNELKDQLKRIFP